From Erigeron canadensis isolate Cc75 chromosome 8, C_canadensis_v1, whole genome shotgun sequence, one genomic window encodes:
- the LOC122580349 gene encoding denticleless protein homolog A — MVRSSNRSVFHNITSRELIGFRVRKRPCFEGESSQYTELGGFDYGLEDDITPPMSLSFCKTAKNAHILAVTGEDGYVCLYNTRLKFSSLSTSAENREKARVFEWLAHDNAIFDVCWIKDDTNLLTACGDHSIKVWDSQEKKCIEVLTGHTGSVKSISGHPSNNDIIVSGSRDGSFALWDLRYCKRTRANAASATIAIVQGAHVSPSVKMRGRNTKAASMSVTSVLYLKDEVSIATAGAADSVVKFWDTRNLKAPITQACCQDMPSPKWARSYGISSLSQDLNGVYISASCMDSSIHLFNVLQLDKGPVKSFKGCDIGTFFVKAKLSPDAGHILSGSSDGFAYVWQVNKPQVDPIKLEGHDAEVTAVDWCSYEMGKIATCADDSVVQLWNINSSCYSTTRSPSSIRRREKTLPGIKRRKLFTDEETNDQVNGDEPDSSAEPPLKVDSPDLISVPEMRTPESLKKQISKSHIIETCERSPDTSFGSPSSVLNPPPSLKRKTILDYFVAPSS, encoded by the exons ATGGTGAGATCATCAAACAGATCTGTCTTTCATAACATCACTTCCAGAGAGCTCATTGGCTTCAGAG TACGAAAGCGACCGTGTTTCGAGGGCGAATCGAGTCAATATACTGAACTCGGGGGTTTTGATTATGGACTTGAAGATGATATTACTCCTCCTATGTCTTTATCCTTTTGCAAG ACAGCAAAGAATGCTCATATTTTAGCCGTTACTGGTGAAGATGGATATGTTTGCTTATATAATACTCGGCTAAAGTTTTCTTCTTTATCAACTAGTGCTGAAAATAGAg AGAAAGCCAGGGTATTTGAGTGGCTTGCTCATGATAATGCTATTTTTGACGTTTGTTGGATAAAG GACGATACGAATTTACTAACCGCTTGCGGTGATCATTCT ATTAAAGTATGGGACTCTCAAGAAAAAAAGTGTATTGAAGTACTAACTGGGCACACTGGAAGTGTGAAATCCATCAGTGGCCACCCCTCTAACAATG ATATTATTGTATCTGGTTCAAGAGACGGGTCCTTTGCTTTGTGGGACTTGAGGTACTGTAAACGTACACGAGCAAATGCCGCATCTGc GACAATAGCAATTGTTCAAGGTGCTCATGTTTCACCAAGTGTTAAAATGCGGGGTAGAAATACCAAG GCTGCTTCCATGAGTGTTACATCCGTTCTTTATTTAAAAGATGAGGTTTCCATTGCTACCGCTGGAGCAGCAGACAG TGTTGTTAAATTTTGGGATACAAGGAATCTTAAAGCTCCAATTACTCAGGCTTGTTGTCAAGATATGCCATCACCAAAATGG GCAAGATCATATGGCATATCCAGCTTGTCTCAAGATTTAAATGGGGTATATATTTCAGCTTCATGTATGGACAGCAG CATACATCTCTTCAATGTACTTCAACTTGATAAGGGGCCAGTTAAAAGTTTCAAAGGATGTGATATTGGTACATTTTTTGTCAAG GCAAAGTTGAGCCCTGATGCAGGTCATATACTTAGTGGTTCTAGCGATGGATTTGCCTATGTATGGCAG GTAAATAAACCTCAAGTAGATCCTATTAAACTTGAAGGCCATGATGCTGAAGTAACAGCAGTAGATTG GTGTTCATATGAGATGGGTAAAATAGCTACATGTGCAGATGATTCTGTG GTCCAGCTTTGGAACATTAACAGCAGTTGCTATTCAACTACAAGATCTCCTTCATCCATTCGAAGGAGAGAAAAAACTCTTCCAGGGATTAAGCGTCGAAAGCTTTTTACAGATGAAGAAACAAACGACCAAGTTAATGGGGATGAACCTGATTCTTCAGCCGAACCACCATTGAAGGTTGACTCTCCAGATCTAATATCAGTTCCTGAAATGAGAACTCCTGAATCACTCAAAAAACAGATATCAAAGTCACACATCATTGAAACATGTGAAAGATCCCCAGATACAAGTTTTGGCAGCCCTTCCTCTGTGCTGAATCCTCCACcctctttaaaaagaaaaaccatttTAGATTATTTTGTGGCCCCTTCATCATAG
- the LOC122610753 gene encoding protein ALP1-like, which yields MSSSSKSHCVVVESDSSSESDGMFLHNALQWMEDTASSNAVQNRRTVERQREIGHQILLNDWFVDEPKFNDAYFRKKFRMEKSMFLKIVDDIEANFPYFRDEFDARGRDNFKPLQKVASAVRQLVTGNPPDEYDEYLHMVARTGRDSLDQFCDAIIKLYGREYLRRPTQHDVARILQAHEERHHMSGMLGSIDCTHVEWLNCPRHLKGQYTRGDHGVPTIMLEITTSQDLWIWHAYFGAPGSNNDINVWNQSDLYHMERNDTAPDTSFVVNGREYKRGYYLTDGIYNKYSTFVKAYLYPTDPKEKRFKKLQEGARKDVERAFGVLKGKWNILRPPLRPLIKHKIGQYVYAACILHNMVIKSDGRAISPVHIMDQPVQPVWDETSLAELLNEDIHHRLR from the coding sequence ATGTCTAGTTCATCGAAATCTCATTGTGTCGTTGTCGAATCGGATTCATCATCCGAATCCGATGGTATGTTCCTGCATAACGCACTTCAGTGGATGGAAGACACGGCATCTTCCAACGCGGTTCAAAATCGCAGAACCGTAGAGCGCCAACGCGAAATTGGTCATCAAATTTTACTTAATGATTGGTTCGTTGATGAGCCAAAATTTAATGACGCTTACTTTCGAAAGAAATTTCGAATGGAAAAAAGCATGTTTTTGAAAATCGTCGACGACATCGAGGCGAATTTTCCATATTTTAGAGACGAGTTCGATGCACGTGGGCGAGACAATTTCAAACCGCTCCAAAAAGTCGCATCGGCGGTACGCCAACTCGTAACGGGCAATCCGCCCGACGAGTACGATGAGTACTTACACATGGTCGCGAGAACCGGCCGCGATTCTCTTGATCAATTTTGTGACGCCATCATTAAGTTGTATGGCCGTGAGTACTTACGTAGGCCTACCCAACACGACGTTGCTCGTATTCTCCAAGCTCACGAAGAGCGCCATCACATGTCGgggatgcttggtagcatcgatTGTACACATGTCGAGTGGTTAAATTGTCCAAGACACTTGAAAGGACAATATACGAGAGGCGACCATGGCGTTCCCACTATTATGCTTGAGATAACCACTTCTCAagacttgtggatttggcatgcttattTTGGTGCTCCtggttcaaacaacgacatcaacgtgtGGAACCAATCCGACTTGTATCACATGGAGCGAAATGACACGGCCCCGGATACTTCATTTGTCGTTAATGGTCGAGAGTACAAACGCGGTTATTATCTAACCGATGGCATCTACAACAAGTACTCGACGTTTGTTAAAGCATACTTGTATCCTACTGACCCAAAGGAGAAAAGATTTAAGAAGTTACAAGAGGGGGCGAGGAAAGATGTGGAGCGTGCTTTTGGGGTTCTAAAAGGAAAGTGGAATATTCTTAGACCTCCTCTCCGACCCCTGATCAAACACAAGATTGGTCAATATGTTTACGCGGCGTGTATTTTGCATAACATGGTGATAAAAAGTGATGGTCGAGCTATCTCGCCGGTTCACATCATGGACCAACCGGTCCAACCAGTGTGGGACGAGACCTCCTTAGCGGAATTACTAAACGAAGACATTCATCATCGTCTTCGTTAG
- the LOC122580357 gene encoding LOB domain-containing protein 25: MASSSSSHPSAPCAACKFLRRKCIQGCVFAPYFPPEDPTKFVNVHKIFGASNVSKLLNEIAPHQREDAVSSLAYEAEARLKDPVYGCVGAISVLQRQVLRLQKELDATNADLIRFSSSQSISTTPPSSQPNSHVSPSSNYGSTYSSWS, from the coding sequence ATGGCTTCTTCCAGTAGTAGTCATCCAAGTGCTCCCTGCGCTGCCTGCAAGTTCTTAAGAAGGAAATGCATCCAGGGATGTGTGTTCGCCCCCTATTTCCCACCCGAAGATCCAACAAAATTCGTCAACGTCCACAAAATATTTGGCGCGAGCAATGTTAGCAAACTCCTCAATGAAATTGCACCCCACCAAAGGGAAGATGCTGTCAGTTCTCTTGCCTATGAGGCCGAGGCACGCCTTAAAGACCCCGTTTATGGCTGCGTTGGTGCTATTTCTGTACTCCAAAGGCAAGTTCTTCGGCTCCAAAAGGAACTTGACGCAACTAATGCAGATCTTATTCGGTTTTCAAGCAGCCAAAGTATATCAACAACACCGCCAAGTTCTCAACCAAATTCGCATGTATCGCCTTCTTCTAATTATGGTAGTACTTATTCATCATGGAGTTAA
- the LOC122580294 gene encoding oleosin-like has protein sequence MATTYQSTFDRPHTTTHTGHYQYDTAGNRLPYSQQHHQQGGGPSSGKILAVVALLPLGGILLGLAGLTFVGTLIGLAIATPLFILFSPVIVPALLTIGLAVTGFLTSGTFGLTGLSSLSYLVTMLRKVTPSVPDQMDYVKGRLQDVGDYAGQKTKDVGQTIQNKAHDIGEMGQGGQGHMSGGVGGGGGVGVHAQIGGDVKESGKKGSGKSGDRT, from the coding sequence ATGGCAACAACTTATCAGTCAACATTTGACCGTCCACACACCACGACCCATACGGGTCACTACCAATATGATACCGCCGGTAACAGACTTCCTTACTCTCAACAACACCATCAACAAGGCGGGGGCCCATCAAGTGGCAAAATATTAGCCGTTGTGGCTTTACTTCCACTTGGTGGAATCTTACTTGGGTTAGCCGGTCTTACTTTTGTTGGGACACTTATAGGCTTAGCTATAGCCACCCCACTTTTCATCCTTTTCAGTCCGGTTATTGTGCCAGCCCTGCTAACAATTGGGCTGGCTGTAACCGGGTTTTTGACATCTGGGACATTCGGGTTAACGGGTTTGAGTTCTTTGTCGTATTTGGTTACCATGTTGAGGAAAGTGACTCCATCTGTTCCTGATCAAATGGATTATGTAAAAGGAAGGTTACAAGATGTGGGAGACTATGCTGGACAAAAGACCAAGGATGTGGGCCAGACTATTCAGAACAAGGCCCATGATATTGGCGAAATGGGCCAGGGTGGTCAAGGTCATATGAGTGGTGGtgttggtggcggtggcggtgttGGTGTTCATGCTCAAATTGGTGGTGATGTGAAGGAAAGTGGTAAAAAAGGAAGTGGCAAAAGTGGTGATAGAACTTGA